The following proteins come from a genomic window of Coleofasciculaceae cyanobacterium:
- a CDS encoding MoxR family ATPase → MLVNAQSGFKAKKLDLDLIDPIATVEDILTLRQQVQDIQVEDNILDYLLDLVERTRQHPDLALGASPRSAVAWLNASKANACLSGRNYVIPDDVKEIAAPLLRHRLILKPEAQLDNVQLDELIAFVLKQVSVPR, encoded by the coding sequence ATGTTAGTCAATGCACAAAGTGGATTTAAGGCAAAAAAACTTGATTTAGACTTAATTGACCCGATCGCAACTGTAGAAGATATCTTGACTTTAAGGCAACAGGTACAAGATATTCAGGTGGAAGATAATATATTAGACTATTTACTTGATTTAGTTGAACGCACCCGTCAACATCCAGATTTAGCTTTAGGTGCATCACCGAGATCGGCTGTGGCTTGGTTGAATGCTAGTAAAGCTAACGCTTGCCTGTCGGGAAGAAACTACGTTATCCCTGATGACGTAAAAGAAATTGCTGCGCCACTTCTGCGCCACCGTTTAATTCTCAAACCCGAAGCGCAGCTAGACAATGTACAGCTTGATGAACTTATAGCATTTGTATTGAAACAAGTATCTGTGCCGCGGTAA
- a CDS encoding AAA family ATPase, whose translation MSNNSLLNNLSQKIDEIVIGQSDLVKQLLVALLSGGHVIIEGVPGTGKTLLVKVLSKLIVADFRRVQLTPDILPSDILGTNIFDLNSRNFILKKGPIFTEILLADEINRTPPKTQAALLEAMEEQQITLDGETMLLPSLFWVIATQNSWEFEGTYPLPEAQLDRFMF comes from the coding sequence ATGTCAAATAATTCTTTGCTAAATAATCTCAGTCAAAAGATAGACGAGATCGTCATTGGTCAATCAGATTTAGTGAAACAATTACTGGTTGCTTTACTAAGTGGTGGTCATGTCATTATTGAAGGTGTGCCAGGAACAGGTAAAACTTTATTAGTCAAGGTATTGTCTAAACTAATTGTTGCGGATTTTCGTCGTGTTCAATTAACTCCTGACATTCTCCCTTCAGATATTTTGGGGACAAATATTTTTGACCTTAATAGCCGTAATTTTATCCTCAAAAAAGGACCTATTTTTACTGAAATCTTACTAGCTGATGAAATTAACCGCACTCCTCCCAAAACTCAAGCAGCTTTACTTGAAGCTATGGAAGAACAGCAGATTACCTTGGATGGGGAAACAATGCTTTTACCGTCGCTATTTTGGGTAATTGCTACGCAAAACTCTTGGGAATTTGAGGGAACGTATCCTCTACCCGAAGCACAGCTAGATCGCTTTATGTTTTAG
- a CDS encoding helicase-related protein: MGNKLLVNVQPIKALLNNQAERLKTYTEMVGLRRFVWHGDIKASEKKASLKEPAHILMTTPESLEVMLLSSKVPHAKLFADLRTVIVDEIHALAGSDRGTHLISVFERLFRCTQNDVQRIGLSATVGNPQDILQWLQGTSQRQGCIIDPPHVPSKKDLRIYYQETTRAIAQQASQIAQGQKSLFFCQSRSLAEKIAEQMQDRDIDVFVHHSSVSAEERTTAEERFHRGGNTSIVCTSTLELGIDVGDLDLVLQANAPTTVSSFLQRLGRTGRRSGQRANTTFFCEDTETVLQAIALVELAKKGWVESVSINNRVWSVLVHQILALTLQFGAISADQCWQQLSVISDFSGISHAEFEHLIAHMVRENFLFLSQGLLSIADKTEKTFGRRNFREIYAVFSSPQLYKVATETDYVIGSLEQNFVDKLVEEMSSFLLSGKAWIVNYINHQDRTVKVIPAPRGKQPTWGGFIPQLLSFEVCQQIQELLVKRDRIPYIDEKSQLSLNEWRKELSPVLDCAGINISIEGERVLWWTFAGGQINHTLKYGIQVQKDWKIVADNFKLKIEGSGLTPQTLQQTIVYLSTKDFWQDASTKSFIKANLPNYRLSKFQSALPANYSLEIVENYLLDIFNTINFLGEFLNRTKIKQEAFGGD, from the coding sequence ATCGGTAACAAATTATTAGTTAATGTACAACCAATCAAAGCCTTGCTTAATAACCAGGCAGAAAGATTAAAAACCTACACCGAAATGGTAGGTTTACGACGTTTTGTTTGGCATGGAGATATCAAAGCATCAGAGAAAAAAGCGTCGCTCAAAGAACCTGCCCATATTTTAATGACTACCCCTGAGTCATTAGAGGTAATGCTTTTGTCTTCCAAAGTTCCTCACGCGAAACTTTTCGCAGATTTACGAACAGTTATAGTAGATGAGATTCATGCTTTAGCAGGAAGCGATCGCGGTACTCATTTAATTTCTGTATTTGAAAGGTTATTTCGCTGTACCCAAAACGATGTGCAGCGTATTGGCTTAAGTGCAACAGTTGGCAATCCTCAAGATATTTTGCAATGGCTACAGGGAACATCTCAACGACAAGGCTGCATTATAGATCCGCCTCACGTTCCCTCTAAAAAAGACCTCCGCATTTACTATCAAGAAACCACAAGAGCGATCGCTCAACAAGCTAGTCAAATAGCTCAAGGTCAAAAAAGTCTTTTTTTCTGTCAAAGTCGCTCATTAGCCGAAAAAATTGCCGAGCAAATGCAAGATAGAGATATAGACGTATTTGTACATCATAGTTCTGTATCAGCAGAAGAAAGAACCACTGCCGAAGAACGTTTTCATCGTGGTGGTAACACCAGTATTGTCTGCACTTCTACCTTAGAACTAGGAATTGATGTGGGCGACTTAGATTTAGTGCTACAAGCCAATGCTCCTACTACTGTTTCTTCATTTCTCCAGCGCTTGGGAAGAACAGGCAGAAGATCGGGTCAAAGAGCTAACACCACCTTTTTTTGTGAAGATACAGAAACAGTTCTCCAGGCGATCGCATTAGTCGAATTAGCCAAAAAAGGCTGGGTTGAATCTGTATCAATAAACAATCGAGTTTGGTCGGTATTAGTTCATCAGATTTTAGCTCTCACACTTCAATTTGGCGCAATTAGTGCAGACCAATGTTGGCAACAATTATCAGTCATTTCCGATTTCTCTGGCATTAGCCACGCTGAATTTGAACATTTAATCGCTCACATGGTTCGGGAAAACTTCTTATTTCTCTCACAAGGATTGCTTTCGATCGCAGATAAAACAGAAAAAACTTTTGGTCGCCGAAACTTCAGGGAAATTTATGCCGTTTTTAGTAGCCCTCAACTTTACAAAGTTGCCACCGAAACAGATTACGTTATCGGTTCATTAGAACAAAATTTTGTTGATAAGCTTGTTGAGGAAATGAGTTCTTTTCTTTTAAGCGGTAAAGCGTGGATAGTAAATTACATTAATCATCAAGATAGAACAGTAAAAGTAATACCCGCCCCTCGTGGCAAACAACCTACCTGGGGTGGTTTTATTCCTCAGCTACTTAGCTTTGAGGTGTGCCAACAGATCCAGGAATTGCTCGTAAAACGCGATCGCATTCCTTATATAGATGAAAAATCACAATTATCCCTGAATGAATGGAGAAAAGAACTAAGTCCAGTTTTAGATTGTGCAGGAATTAACATTAGTATTGAAGGGGAACGAGTTCTCTGGTGGACTTTCGCTGGCGGACAAATCAATCACACTCTTAAGTATGGAATCCAGGTTCAAAAAGACTGGAAAATCGTCGCTGACAACTTTAAATTAAAAATTGAAGGTAGTGGACTTACTCCTCAGACATTACAGCAAACAATTGTCTATTTGAGTACTAAAGATTTTTGGCAAGATGCTTCAACTAAATCATTCATCAAAGCTAACTTACCGAACTATAGACTGAGCAAATTTCAATCTGCTTTGCCAGCCAACTATTCTTTAGAAATAGTTGAGAATTACTTGTTGGATATATTTAACACTATCAATTTTTTGGGTGAATTTTTAAACAGAACAAAAATAAAACAAGAAGCGTTTGGTGGAGATTGA